A stretch of Chloroflexota bacterium DNA encodes these proteins:
- the fusA gene encoding elongation factor G, whose protein sequence is MRNYNADQIRNVVLLSHCGAGKTSLSEALLFTAGAIPRMGRVSEGSTVSDYDPDEIKRQISINLSPLHCEWKETKINLLDTPGYADFVGGVRAGMRVAEGAVIVVCAASGVEVGTELVWQYAEEGSMPRLVFINKMDRENADFHKVVEQIRKRLDTRCVPIQLPIGSHSTFQGVVDLVGMKAYSGDKQQESDIPASVANEAASFRDKLTEAVAELDDDLTVKYLEGQEITSEEIARALAQGVKAGKIVPILTGSASQNVGMGRLLDTLCHHLPSPKEAGSVAPDENAPLKALVFMTSADPYVGKLTHFRVYSGSIQSNSQVWNSTKGQMERIGQLFMFQGKTQEAVPKVVAGDIGAVAKLAVTATSDTLCTKENPTTLELIKFPQPVFSVAIRPKTKVDVDKLGTVLPRLAEEDPTLQVRRDPDTGETILAGMGDSHVEVVVDRMQRKFGVGVTADTPKVPYKETITTTVQAEYKHKKQTGGHGQYGHVFLELEPLPRGSGFEFAERVVGGSVPKNYIPAVEKGVLEARHEGVLARFPVVDVKATLFDGSAHPVDSSEISFKIAGAQALKKGLAQGNPVLIEPIMRLEVVIPEAFIGDIIADLNTKRARVLGMNPTDGKQVIEAQVPLAEVQRYSIDLRSITQGRGTYKMAFDHYEEVPSYQTDKIVKERAAEKA, encoded by the coding sequence TCAGTATCAATCTTTCTCCCCTTCACTGTGAGTGGAAAGAAACCAAGATCAACCTGCTGGATACCCCGGGCTATGCTGACTTTGTCGGCGGAGTCAGGGCCGGAATGCGAGTGGCCGAGGGAGCAGTGATTGTCGTCTGCGCCGCCTCGGGCGTAGAGGTCGGCACTGAGCTGGTGTGGCAATATGCTGAAGAAGGCTCGATGCCTCGCCTCGTTTTCATCAATAAGATGGATCGCGAAAACGCTGATTTCCACAAGGTGGTGGAGCAGATTCGAAAAAGGCTCGATACTAGGTGTGTGCCTATCCAGTTGCCTATCGGCTCCCACTCCACCTTCCAGGGAGTTGTTGATCTGGTTGGCATGAAAGCTTACAGCGGAGACAAACAACAGGAGAGTGACATCCCTGCCTCCGTGGCGAATGAAGCTGCTTCCTTCCGCGACAAACTGACAGAGGCGGTAGCCGAATTGGATGATGATCTTACCGTCAAATATCTGGAGGGGCAGGAGATAACTTCAGAGGAGATCGCACGCGCTTTGGCGCAGGGAGTCAAGGCTGGTAAGATAGTCCCCATTCTGACTGGCTCGGCATCGCAGAACGTGGGCATGGGACGTCTTCTGGATACCCTTTGCCATCATCTGCCATCGCCAAAAGAGGCGGGATCTGTTGCCCCGGATGAAAACGCCCCCTTGAAAGCCCTGGTGTTTATGACCAGTGCCGACCCTTATGTGGGTAAGCTAACTCATTTCCGGGTCTACTCTGGTTCAATTCAGAGCAACTCCCAGGTGTGGAACAGCACCAAGGGGCAGATGGAGAGGATAGGCCAGCTCTTCATGTTTCAAGGCAAAACACAAGAAGCTGTGCCCAAGGTGGTCGCTGGGGATATTGGCGCTGTGGCAAAGCTGGCAGTGACCGCCACCAGCGACACCCTTTGTACCAAAGAGAATCCCACAACCCTTGAGCTGATCAAATTCCCTCAGCCCGTATTCAGTGTCGCCATCCGTCCCAAGACTAAGGTGGACGTAGACAAGCTTGGCACGGTGCTGCCGAGGCTGGCTGAGGAAGACCCCACACTTCAGGTGCGCCGCGACCCGGATACCGGGGAGACCATCCTTGCCGGCATGGGTGATTCGCACGTGGAGGTGGTGGTGGACAGGATGCAGCGCAAGTTTGGTGTCGGGGTTACTGCGGACACTCCCAAGGTCCCCTACAAGGAGACGATTACCACCACAGTCCAGGCAGAATACAAACACAAAAAGCAAACGGGAGGACACGGTCAGTACGGGCATGTCTTTCTGGAACTGGAACCGCTGCCCCGGGGCAGCGGCTTTGAGTTCGCCGAGAGGGTGGTTGGCGGGTCAGTTCCGAAGAATTACATACCCGCAGTAGAGAAAGGCGTCCTCGAAGCCCGTCATGAAGGCGTGTTGGCCCGCTTCCCCGTGGTGGATGTCAAGGCGACCCTCTTCGATGGCAGCGCCCATCCAGTAGACTCGTCGGAAATATCCTTCAAAATAGCCGGGGCGCAGGCCCTGAAGAAGGGGCTGGCCCAGGGAAATCCGGTACTGATCGAGCCGATAATGCGTCTGGAGGTTGTGATACCGGAGGCCTTCATCGGCGACATCATCGCCGATCTCAATACCAAGCGGGCCAGAGTGCTGGGGATGAATCCCACCGACGGGAAGCAGGTGATTGAGGCCCAGGTGCCCCTGGCCGAGGTCCAGAGGTATTCGATAGACCTGAGGTCCATTACCCAGGGTCGAGGCACCTATAAGATGGCCTTCGACCACTACGAAGAGGTCCCCTCTTATCAGACCGACAAGATCGTCAAGGAGCGCGCCGCCGAGAAAGCGTAG